TGAGATATTATTTCAATTTAACAAAAATATAATAGATAGAACTATGGATATAGTTCCAGTGTATAAATTACAAATTGCTTTTTATGAAGCCTATGGAATAAAAGGATTGGTTGCATATAAAAGAACTATAGAATACATAAGGAATAATGGCATAATAACAATAGGAGATATAAAAAGAGGAGATATAGCTTCTACAGCTGAAATGTATGCTAAGGCTCATTTTGAAGGGGATTTTCAGGTAGATTTTATTACATTAAATCCATATATGGGATTTGATAGTATAACTCCATATTTGAAATATATCGACAAAGGAGATAAAGGGATATTTGTACTTCTTAGAACTTCTAATCCAGGAGCAAAGGATATACAATATCTAGAGATTAGTTCCTCAGAGGATACCCAATCGAAAAAATTATATTATCATGTAGGAGATAAATTATATGAAATGGGTTCAAAGTATATAGGAAGTTGTGGATATAGTAGTATAGGGGCAGTAGTAGGAGGTACCCATAGGGATGAAGCCGAAGAGATTAGAGGAAGATATAAAAATATGTTTTTTTTAATACCAGGATATGGACATCAAGGAGGAAAAGGTGAGGATGTAGCTCTTTATTTGAGTGATGGCAATGGAGGTGTTGTAAATTCCTCTAGAGGAATTATTACCGCTTATAAAAGTTACGAAGATGGAGAAGAAAATTATGATAAATATGCAAGAGATGCAGTATTAGCCATGAAGGAGGATATTGAAAGTGAAGGAAGGGTATAGGGAAGTTACTATTTGTTCCAACAGAGAAATAGCAACTGACATATATGAAATGAAAATAAAAGAAACAGGGATCTTAGGAGTTCCTGGTCAATTTTATATGTTAAGGGGTTGGCAAGGATTAGATCCTTTTTTACCTAGACCTATTAGTATATGTGATATTTCAGATGATGAAATTACTTTTTTGTATGAGATTAGAGGTAAGGGAACAGGTATCATGGCTGGTTTAAAGGCAATGGATAGAATAGAGATATTAGGACCTTTAGGAAATGGATTTGAGCTAAATTCAAAAGGAAATATTGCAATAATATCTGGAGGTATTGGAATAGCACCGATGATATATACCATGAAAAGTATTGATAGTCCTATAGATTTTTATTGTGGATTTAGAGATGAAGTTTACTATATAGATGAGATAAAAAAATATGTAAATAATATATATATAACTACGGAAGATGGCTCTGTTGGACATAAGGGATTTATCACAGAGTTATTTGTTCCAGATAGATATGATATGGTCATGACATGTGGACCTATTCCAATGATGAAAAAGGTAGTAGAAATGTGCAAGGATAAAGTTCCCGTATTTATATCTATGGAAAGTAGAATGGCTTGTGGCATAGGTGCTTGTTTAGGTTGTAGTATTGAAACTACTTGGGGAATGAAAAGAGTATGTAAAGATGGACCAGTTTTTTCTGGTGAGGAGGTAATCTTTTATGATTGATACAAGAGTTGAAATTGCTCAAGTAGAATTTAAGAATCCAGTGATTGCAGCCTCAGGTACCTTTGGATTTGGAAAAGAATATGGAGAGTATTTACCTATTTCTAAATTAGGAGGCATATGTACCAAAGGGTTGACATTAAATAAGCGAGAAGGGAATAAAGGGATAAGAATATATGAGACTACAGGAGGAATTTTAAATAGTATAGGATTGCAAAATCCAGGAATTGATGGTTTTATAAAGGAAGAACTTTCGTTCATGGAAAATGAGGATACGGTAATATTGGCTAATGTTGGTGGAAGTACTATAGAAGAATATATTAAGGCAGTGGAGAAGTTAAATGATACCAGCATAGATATGATAGAGTTAAATATATCCTGTCCTAATGTTAAAGAGGGAGGTATGGCTTTTGGAATTAAATCAGAAGTAGCTGAAGGGATAGTTTCAAAGGTCAGAGGAGTATGTAAAAAACCTTTAATAGTAAAATTATCACCAAATGCCGAGGATATAGTTCATATGGCACAATGTTGTGAAAGAGCTGGCGCAGACGGTTTATCCCTTGTAAATACATTTAGTGCTATGGCAATAGATATATATTCAAAGAAACCAGTATTTAATAATATATTGGCAGGATTATCTGGTCCTTGTATCAAGCCTATTGCTCTTAGGATGGTATATGAGGTATCTAAAGCAGTAAATATACCGGTTATAGGTATAGGTGGGATAATGGATTATAAAGATGCTATTGAGTTTATTATGGCAGGGGCATATGCAGTTCAAATAGGAAGTGGTAACTTTATAAATCCTCATATATGTTTGGATATAATTGATGGAATAGAAAGGTTTATGGAAGAAGAAGGGATAAAATCTATTGAGGAGATAAGAGGAGTGATTTAATATGTTGTTGAATTTATTAAAGGATACAGGAGCCTTAATGGAGGGACATTTTTTATTATCTTCTGGGAAGCATAGCGATGGTTATGTCCAATGTGCTAAATTGTTGATGTATCCTGATAAGGCAGAAAAGGCTATTGGATTAATAGCGGATAAATTAAAAGATATAGATTTTGATATAGTTGTTGGACCTGCTATGGGAGGTATAATTGTAAGCTATGAATTAGCTCGTCAAACGGGAAAACCTGGTATATTTGTAGAAAGAGAAGATGGTAAGATGAAATTAAGAAGGGGGTTTTCCATAGAAAAAGGGCAAAAGATATTAATAGCTGAAGATGTGGTAACTACTGGTAAATCATCTTATGAAGCTATAAAAGCTGTAGAGGAACAAGGTGGTGAAGTTGTAGGAATTGCTTGTATCGTAGATAGAAGTGATGGAGATATTAGGTACCCTATATATAGCGGAATAAAACTTAATATAAATACCTATGATGAAGGTAATTGTCCTTTATGTAAACAAAACATACCAATAGAAAAGCCAGGAAGTAGAAAAATAACTGCCAAATAGGCAGCTATTTTTCTAAATATGCTATACCGACAGTTCCAGGACCACAGTGACTTGAGATAACACAGCCTGTATTTGTAATATGTATGTTTTCTACATTAATATGGGTAGCTAATTGTTCTTTTAAGTAGTTTACAGATTCTCCTCCTTGGAAATGGGAAATAAATAGTCTAGAAGGATCTATATTATGAGCATTTTTTAGAACATCTTTAAGCATTACATCTACAACTTTACTTTTTCTTCCTCTAACTTTTTGAGCTATTGTCAATTCACCATCAACTACTTTGATTATAGGTTTTATTTTTAAAACATTGCCTATTAGATGTTGAATAGCAGACAATCTACCTCCTAGATGAAGATATTCTAAAGTGTCCATTACAAAAGCAGTTTTTACTTTATGGGTTAATTGCTGAATTTTCTTAGAAATATTTTCTATATTCATACCTTGTTTAATAAAATCACATGCTTTTAGCACTAAGAGTCCTATACCTGTAGATAGATTATAGGTATCAATAATTTTAATATTATTATCAGGGAATGATTTCTTGGCTATATTTGCATTTTGAAAAGTAGAGGATAGTTTTGAAGACAATCCAATGTATAAAATATCATTTCCCTTGTCAATATAAGGCTTAAATGCATCTATAAAATCCTGTGGGGATGGCGCAGCTGTTTTAGGAATTTTACCTAATTCATTAATTTTTTCATAGAGACCTGTTTGATCTATATCTATACTGTCTTTATAAATTTTATCGTCAAAAATAACATATGAGGGCACTATTGATATATCGTTTTCATTAATTAGCTCTTTAGATAAATCACTAGTACTGTCAGTAAATATTTTAATATTATTCATCAGATTCATCCTCCTCAAAATACAATTATAGATAAGCTAAATTAAGTGACGATTATTATTATATCAAATAAAAAAAGATTTACATTATATTTTAGCAAATAAATATTTAAGTCTATAGAAAATCCCTTAGGATTTTCTATAGACTTTTAATTTATTCTAAATAAATCGCAATGTATTTTTTATTCCTTGAATATGATTTTTTTCAGCCCATATTATTAGATGATTGTATTCTATTTCATTTATATTTATTGGTTTGGGGTATTTTACTATTAATGCAGCTTGGTTATCCATCTCTTTACTTTGATCTTTCGAAGGCATAATTAAACATCCTTCTTGATTACCAATTTTAATATTTCTTATATTTGGATCTAGTCCATAAGGATTTAGATTTTGATAAGCTTCTTCTTTACATATTTCATCTGTAGGTAGATCAGAGTTTATGACAGAAACTATAAAGTATCCTGTTGCTCCTTCATAGTAATTTTCTTCTACTTTTTCCCAAGAGGAGGGGTATTTAAATGTGATTTTATATAATTCACTTTTATAATCATCCCAATATTTTGGAATACATAAAACGTCTCCTACAGTTAAATTATTTGGATTTACATTGGGATTTGACCTTATAAGTAAACTTAATGGTATGTGGTTTTTTCTAGCAATTAAGTATAGGGTATCTCCTTTTTTAATCATATAAGGGAAAGTACCAGGGGGACATTCTTCTTTGGGGGCTAAAGGTATGGATATTATTTGTCCCATAGTTAGCATATTAGGATTTATCTCAGGATTAGCTTTTAATATAGTTTCTATTGATATATTATACATTTGAGCTATTGTATAGATGGTATCTTCAGGTTTAACTATATGATAGTTCATAAACATCTCCTTTCTAAACATTCTAATATAGTATATTGTATTTAACTATTTTTTGTTCATGAAACTTTTAATATATATCATAATTTTTAAGTTAAAGGAAATACTATTTAGGAGTATACTTGCAGAGGATGATAAATTTGGTATCAAAATCTCTTAAAATAAACAAGGAACAAATAAAAAGTTTATTTAACAATACTAGTGATTTAGTGGTTTATGAATTTGAAACTTTAAATAATATAAAGCTTATGATTTGTTATATTGAAGGATTTGTTGAAAAAAGTTTATTGGATAGAGACATAATTAAACCTATTATATTAAATTTAGATGATAATAGAGATATAAAAAAGGTTTTATATGTATCCAATGTAAATGAATTTAATAGTTTACAGGAAATAGCAGATAAAATGGTATATGGCGGTGTAGCCTTGTTTGTAGACAAGGTTAGCCAGTGCTATGTGGTTAATTTAAATCATTGGGATAAAAGATCAATAGAAGAACCTCAATCGGAAGCAGTAATTAGAGGACCTAAAGAAGGATTTATTGAAGATTTAGCTACCAATAAAGTAATGCTTAGACGAAGAATAAGAAATAATAATTTGGTATTTGAAGACTATATAGTGGGAAAACAAACAAGGACTAGCATTTCTATAGCATACATACAGGATGTTGTAAATGAAGAAGTGTTAGCAGAAGTAAAAAAAAGAATAAATTGGAACATAGATATTGATGGAATATTGGAAAGTGGATACATTCAACAACTGATTGAAGATAATCCATCATCTTTAATTTGTACCATAGGAGATACTCAAAAACCAGATGTAGTTGCTGGCAAATTATTAGAGGGGAGAGTTGCAGTGTTTTGTGATGGTACTCCCCATGTATTAACTATGCCTAAATTATTTATAGAAGATATTCAATCTAGTGAAGACTATTATTCAAGACCATTTTATGCAACTTTTTTAAGATTGTTAAGGATTAATTGTCTTCTTTTAAGTATAATTTTGCCAGGATTACATGTAGCATTACAAACCTTTCATCAAGAGATGATTCCTACTGTGCTCTTGACAACTATGGCTGGTGCAAGGGAAGGAGTGCCTTTTCCAGCAATGATTGAGGCTTTTTTTATGACATTTATGCTTGAGTTGATGAAAGAATCAGGTATTAGACTTCCAAGAGCAGTGGGCTCTGCAGTAAGTATTGTAGGGGCATTAGTATTAGGGCAAGCTGCAGTAGAAGCAGGATTAGTATCTGCCCCCATGGTAATTGTAGTTGCAGCTACAGCTATAGCAGAGTTTGCTGTTCCTGCTTTAACGGAAGCTATAATAATATATAGATTCATATTTATTTTATTGGGAGGTTTTATGGGTTTATATGCTATTACATGTGGAATTATTGTCATTTCAATTCAAATTTTATCACTAAATTCTTTTGGTATACCTTATGGTTTTCCTTTAGCTCCAGTAAATAAACAAGGACTTAAGGACTCTGTTGTAAGATTTCCATTGCGAAGTTTTATATATAGACCTAAATCTTTAGAAAAAAGAAATATAATAAGGCAGAAAGATATACGGAAGAAGTGATTATGCGATGAAGAAGGTTTTATTATTAAGTATATTTTTAATAATAACTTTGATATTAACAGGATGTTGGAATGCTACAGAGTTAAATAATATTGGAATTACTTTACTATTGGGGCTTGATATAGAAAATGGTAAAGTAGTTTTAACTGCTGAAGTTATCAATCCTACTTCAGCAAAGGAAAAAACTAGTATGGAAAGAGATTATGTTGTAAAATATGTTCAAGGTATTGGAAACAATATATTTGAAGCTTTTAGGGATATTACTTTAAAATTTGATAGAAGAATTTTTGTAGCACATAATAAGGTGATAATACTAGGAGAAGAATTTGCTAAAAAAGGATTGATAAAAGAAATAGATCTTTTATCTAGGGATAATGAAGAGAGAGAAACAGCATATTTATTTGTTGCAAAAGGAGCTAAAGCTTATGAAGTTATGGGAATTAATAATGGGCTTGAAGAAATACCTGCTAATTATTTATTGAAATTAATTGAAAATTATAAATTAAATCCTAAAGCTATGAATATTGATATAATACATTTTTTAAAGGATTATTATGATAGGGGTATAGAACCAACATTGGGAATAATAGAGAAAAAAAACAAAAAACAAATAATGAAAATGTCCAATACATCTAATGAAAAATATGAATTATCCATATTAGGTTCAGCAGTTTTTAATAAAGATAGATTGGTTGGATATTTAGATGGAAATGATACTAAAGGATTAAATTTTATAAAAGGAAGGGTAAAGCATGGAATTATAGTATTCCCTATTCCAGAAACTTATATGGATAAAGAAACTGTGAACTTTTTCCTATCAAAGGATAAAATTGAAAACAAAGATCTAGATTTAAATACATTGGATATAACAAAAACAAAAACTAAAAATGATATTGAAATAATAGACGGAAATATAATTTTAAAGACCAATATTGTTTTAAGGGGAATGATTTGGGAAATACAAGAGGATATAGATATGACTAAATTAGAGAATATAAAAATATTAGAAGACGCTTGTTCTTATGCAGTAGAAGAAGGTGTAAGGAGTACTTTTATGAAGGCTCAGAATGAGTTTAGAATGGATATATTTGGATTTGGAGATATATTTCATAGGAAATATCCTAAGGAATGGGCAAAAATCAAACATAATTGGAATGAAATCTTTTCCCAAACAGATGTGGAGATAGAAGTTAAAACAAATATAATAAGAACAGGTCTTACTAACATACCTGCTAATAATGTTAAAGGAGATTAACATGAATATATCAAGCTATCAAACGATATTATTAATAACAATATATAGAGCAATAATGAGTTTGACTTATTTACCTGTTGTAAACACTCCTCCAGGAAATCAAGATGTTTGGATAATGATATTATTGTCAATACCTTATACAATTGTATTTTGTTTTCCCATATTATTTTTAAGCAATAAATTTAATGATCTAACTATAATAGAGTATACTGAAAAGATTATGGGAAAAGTTTTGGGGAAAATAATGGGATTTATTTATGCAATGATTTTATTGATATTTAATATATTTACTGTTGGAATTTTAGTTGAAGGTCTTAATACTATGATGTTTCCAGAAACTCCTACTTGGGTTACAGCTTCTATTATGCTGATTACGTGTGCCTATGTTGCATATAAGGGATTAGAGCCGATGGCTAGAGGAGCAGAAATATTTGTACCTTTTATATTGATAGTAGTATTAATCTTTATAATTTTAGGATATCAAAATTATGATTTTACTGTATTATTGCCAATACTTTCTGATTCTAAATTTAAAGATATAAATAAAGGAGCTATGTATACAGCTTTTAGGTTTTTAGATATAATTATTCTAGCTATGATTGCTCCTTACTTGAATAATAAAGAAGATTTAAATAAGATATTTATTCAATCAGTTATATATTCACTATCTATAATTTTATTGGTAACTATAGTAACTCAAGTATCATTAGGGATAGAGTTTGCTAAGTATTCTAATTTTCCATTTTTTACTTTTACTAGATTGATAAATATACTTGATTTTATTCAAAGAATAGATGCATTGTATATAGTTTCTTGGATAGTAGGCAATATTGGTAAAATTACTGGATATCTATATTTTTCAGCATTAGCATTTAATCAAGTTTTTAAAAAAGGTGATCATAAAAACTATATTATTCCAATAACATTAATTATATTAATTGCAGTTATATTAATAAAGGATAAAAAATCTATATTGGGAATTAAAGGTTTAATTGAAGATATTATTTTAGTTATGTCTATATTATCTATAGGAATTTTACCTATAATTACATTTATGATATACTTTTTTAGGAGAAAAACAATTAACAAAGAAGGAGATTAAACATATAATAAAAAAGTGCTTAGGAAATTATATCTAAAAAGTTAATTCCTAAGCCTTTTTTATTATTTTGCATAATATTTATCATTTACTCTATCTTGAAGATAGATATGAGTATAACTTCCATTAGGGTTTTTAAATAGATTATATCCTTCATCTATACAATTGGAACAAGCATCTTTTGGTATAGTTATAGCAAATATGCGATAACCTCTATCACAGCTAGATTTGATGGTATTTAAACCAGAACATTTTTTGCAAATTTTGAAGTTTTGAGATTGAGTTTCAAGTATTCCATCTGTATCATAATATATTTGTCTATTTCTTTCTACATTATCTAAGCCTTTAAATTCTTTTAATCTTAATTCATCTTTAGTCTTCCATCTATTGTATACAATTTCTGATACTTGTTTGATATATTCTGTGATATTCTTAGGTTGTTTTAACTTATCTTTATCATAGTCAGGTTCATGGACATGAGAATAATCTATACCTGCCATTGCTAGTATTATGCCTAAATTTACATAGGGCAATGCTCCTTCTATGGAATAACCACCTTCTAAAACTGCAATATCTGGATTTAATCTGTCATTTAATTTTGCATATCCTTGGGCTGTAAAATTCATATTGGTAATAGGATCTGTATAATGATTGTCCTGCCCAGCAGAATTTATTATAATATCTGGTTTATATTCGTCTAATATAGGCAGTACTACATTTTCTAATACATATATAAATCCTTCTTCCCCTGTTCCTGGTGGTAGAGGGATATTTATATTGTATCCATAAGCAGCAGGACCGCCAAATTCGTCTATAAATCCTGTACCAGGATAAAGGGTTCTACCGTCTTGATGGAATGATATAAATAGTGTATTTTTATCATTCCAATAAATGTCTTGAGTGCCATCTCCGTGATGACAGTCTGTATCTACTATGGCTACTTTTAAAGGACCATATTCTTTTCTTATCCTTTCTAACATAGCTGCTTCAACATTGACTATACAAAAGCCTCTATCTCCATATACTACTCTTTGGGCATGATGTCCTGGTGGACGGACTAATGCAAAGGACTTGTCTACCTTTTTTTCCATTACAGATTGTGAAGCTTTAATAGCACCTCCCACAGATATTAAGTGGGACTGGGTAACTCTAGATTTTACATCAGGTACACAAAAATGTACTCTTTGTATATCTTTTTCATCAGCTATAATAGGATTGAAAAATTTAATGCCTTCAATATCTTGAATGCCTTCTTCAAATATCTGATCTTGGGTGTACAAAAGTCTTTCTTCCCTTTCAGGATGGGTAGGACTAATAGCCCAGTCGAAAGCTGGGAAAAACACTAAACCTAACTTATTTTTTGCTTTAATCATTACTATCACCTCGCAAATCACATATGAGTCCAGGTTTTACTTGAGCTTTTATCCTCATATTTTTTCCACTAGTGAAAAACCCTCTTACCATATTAAAACTACTTTCTTCAGTTATTTCAGCTTCTATTTCTTCTTCTGTAGCTCCTAAATTTATAGCAGATTTTTTAACCAATTCCAAAGCTCTTTTTTTTGCATCTTCTAATGTATAGTTTTTATTTATTTTTTCATATATATTTAATTCAGGAACCGTTAGTATTCCTTTGGCAGTATCTACTAGCATATTTATTTCTGTGGTAGGCTTAGCTAAAGCTGCTCCTACTGCATTGGCTACTTCGTATTTATCTGGATAATAGCAGGGAAGTTGAAATTTTTTCTCAAGTATTGGTGCTAAAACTTTTGCTGGACCTCCAATTATATTTATTAGTTTAGGCTCAATTTGTTTTCCATATAATAGTTCTTTAATAGTATAAACAGGTTGACTATTAATTTTATTCAAAATTTCATCTACTTTATTTTTAATCATATTTGCCATGGTATTTAGTATTAAATCAGGCATTTCTTTTTTTGATATATTTAGTTTGTTGCCCAAAATTTCCATAGCTTCGTAGGCTTTTTCTTTATTACCTTCCATTAATCCTAATGCAATCATAGCATCAGTAGGTGTAGGACTTGGTCCTCCATAGGCATAAGCAAATCCTTTTCTCTTTGGACCAATTTTAATTGTTCCATCTTTTATATCAATACTACTATCTCCTCCTAACCCTATGGAAATACTGTAGATGGCTCTTACTAATGTTTTATACTTATCTATTTGTATTCCTAAAGGTTCAAATAAAGGAACTCCATCAGCCAAGAAAAATATATCTGTAGTAGTACCTCCAATGTCTAAAAGTATAGCATCTTCATTTGATGATAGCATTGCATTTATTCCCATAAAACTTGCAGCTGGTCCAGAAAGTATAGTTTCTACTGGTTTTTCTTCAGCTGTATATAGATTCATGGTTCCACCGTCAGCCTTTAATATATATATTGGTGCATTTATACCTTCTCTTTCCATGGATTTTTTAATATTATTAGAAAAATTATTGAATGTATCATATACAGCGGAATTTAAATAAGAAGTGTATACTCTTCGTGGAAAATTTAATTTGCCTGATACTGTATGTCCTAAAGTTATATTTGAGAATATTTTACTAGATTGTACCATTTCCTTTATTTCTAATTCATGTTTGGGATTTCGAACAGAAAACTTGGTGACTATAGCTAAAGAATCAATATTCTTATCTTTAAAAATATTAAGTGCTTCTTTAACTTCCTTAGGGTTCCAATTTTCCACTACTGTTCCCCTGTGGTCTATATAGCCAGAGATAAACACATTTTCATCACCACAAGCTAAGAAATCTTGAGGCAGTCCTGGTCCAGATTGGATTATCATTCCAACAGGGGATGTTGTATTTTCAACAATAGCGTTGGTGGATATAGTAGTACTTAAATTAATTCTTTTAATTTTGGATTTATTATAGTCTTTAAGTAGTTCCTCTAAGGTAGACCAAATGGATTCAAATAAATTATCTTTATCAGTAGGTTTTTTTACTGTATTTATGATTTTATCATTTTTTATTATAACTGCGTCTATATGGGTTCCTCCCATATCTAAACCAACAATCAATTTTATCCTCCTCATTTTTTTATTTTAGTACCTAATAACATTATATCCCTATTGGGTAGTAAGTATCAAGTTGGGACAGTGGGAATAGTTTTTTCTATCCTTAATATAAAGAAATATTTGAAATTATTAGAAAACAAATGCTTTTAGTCTCGAAATAATATATAATGTATATTGTAGAACAATTATATTTATTAAAGGGGGTAATTTCTTGCTTAGTAAAAAGGTTATAGAAAATGTGCTTTATGCAGCTTTATCTAAAGGAGGGGATTTTGCTGAAGTTTTTGTAGAAGATAGATTTAACACAAATATTAAGCTGGTAGGAGGCTATGTAGAAAATAGTATATCAGGTAGAGATTTTGGTGTAGGTATTAGGGTATTTGATGGATTAAACAGTGTATATGGTTATACTAATGATTCTAGAGAAGACAACTTAATTAAGTTAGCAAAGGATATAGCAGTAGCTTTAAATTCTACTAAAGGGGATATAGCATTAAATTTGATCGAATCCAATGCTCCTAATTTACATCCAATAAAGATAATACCCAATAATATGGATAAAGCTAAAAAGGTAGAGCTATTAAAATTAGGATATAAT
This portion of the Keratinibaculum paraultunense genome encodes:
- a CDS encoding DegV family protein — encoded protein: MNNIKIFTDSTSDLSKELINENDISIVPSYVIFDDKIYKDSIDIDQTGLYEKINELGKIPKTAAPSPQDFIDAFKPYIDKGNDILYIGLSSKLSSTFQNANIAKKSFPDNNIKIIDTYNLSTGIGLLVLKACDFIKQGMNIENISKKIQQLTHKVKTAFVMDTLEYLHLGGRLSAIQHLIGNVLKIKPIIKVVDGELTIAQKVRGRKSKVVDVMLKDVLKNAHNIDPSRLFISHFQGGESVNYLKEQLATHINVENIHITNTGCVISSHCGPGTVGIAYLEK
- a CDS encoding dihydroorotate dehydrogenase — protein: MIDTRVEIAQVEFKNPVIAASGTFGFGKEYGEYLPISKLGGICTKGLTLNKREGNKGIRIYETTGGILNSIGLQNPGIDGFIKEELSFMENEDTVILANVGGSTIEEYIKAVEKLNDTSIDMIELNISCPNVKEGGMAFGIKSEVAEGIVSKVRGVCKKPLIVKLSPNAEDIVHMAQCCERAGADGLSLVNTFSAMAIDIYSKKPVFNNILAGLSGPCIKPIALRMVYEVSKAVNIPVIGIGGIMDYKDAIEFIMAGAYAVQIGSGNFINPHICLDIIDGIERFMEEEGIKSIEEIRGVI
- a CDS encoding GerAB/ArcD/ProY family transporter, with protein sequence MNISSYQTILLITIYRAIMSLTYLPVVNTPPGNQDVWIMILLSIPYTIVFCFPILFLSNKFNDLTIIEYTEKIMGKVLGKIMGFIYAMILLIFNIFTVGILVEGLNTMMFPETPTWVTASIMLITCAYVAYKGLEPMARGAEIFVPFILIVVLIFIILGYQNYDFTVLLPILSDSKFKDINKGAMYTAFRFLDIIILAMIAPYLNNKEDLNKIFIQSVIYSLSIILLVTIVTQVSLGIEFAKYSNFPFFTFTRLINILDFIQRIDALYIVSWIVGNIGKITGYLYFSALAFNQVFKKGDHKNYIIPITLIILIAVILIKDKKSILGIKGLIEDIILVMSILSIGILPIITFMIYFFRRKTINKEGD
- the pyrF gene encoding orotidine-5'-phosphate decarboxylase; this encodes MIIDKLFKEVEKKGNVCVGLDSHLEYIPDHIKEKYQDVDEILFQFNKNIIDRTMDIVPVYKLQIAFYEAYGIKGLVAYKRTIEYIRNNGIITIGDIKRGDIASTAEMYAKAHFEGDFQVDFITLNPYMGFDSITPYLKYIDKGDKGIFVLLRTSNPGAKDIQYLEISSSEDTQSKKLYYHVGDKLYEMGSKYIGSCGYSSIGAVVGGTHRDEAEEIRGRYKNMFFLIPGYGHQGGKGEDVALYLSDGNGGVVNSSRGIITAYKSYEDGEENYDKYARDAVLAMKEDIESEGRV
- a CDS encoding spore germination protein, yielding MVSKSLKINKEQIKSLFNNTSDLVVYEFETLNNIKLMICYIEGFVEKSLLDRDIIKPIILNLDDNRDIKKVLYVSNVNEFNSLQEIADKMVYGGVALFVDKVSQCYVVNLNHWDKRSIEEPQSEAVIRGPKEGFIEDLATNKVMLRRRIRNNNLVFEDYIVGKQTRTSISIAYIQDVVNEEVLAEVKKRINWNIDIDGILESGYIQQLIEDNPSSLICTIGDTQKPDVVAGKLLEGRVAVFCDGTPHVLTMPKLFIEDIQSSEDYYSRPFYATFLRLLRINCLLLSIILPGLHVALQTFHQEMIPTVLLTTMAGAREGVPFPAMIEAFFMTFMLELMKESGIRLPRAVGSAVSIVGALVLGQAAVEAGLVSAPMVIVVAATAIAEFAVPALTEAIIIYRFIFILLGGFMGLYAITCGIIVISIQILSLNSFGIPYGFPLAPVNKQGLKDSVVRFPLRSFIYRPKSLEKRNIIRQKDIRKK
- a CDS encoding Ger(x)C family spore germination protein, which gives rise to MKKVLLLSIFLIITLILTGCWNATELNNIGITLLLGLDIENGKVVLTAEVINPTSAKEKTSMERDYVVKYVQGIGNNIFEAFRDITLKFDRRIFVAHNKVIILGEEFAKKGLIKEIDLLSRDNEERETAYLFVAKGAKAYEVMGINNGLEEIPANYLLKLIENYKLNPKAMNIDIIHFLKDYYDRGIEPTLGIIEKKNKKQIMKMSNTSNEKYELSILGSAVFNKDRLVGYLDGNDTKGLNFIKGRVKHGIIVFPIPETYMDKETVNFFLSKDKIENKDLDLNTLDITKTKTKNDIEIIDGNIILKTNIVLRGMIWEIQEDIDMTKLENIKILEDACSYAVEEGVRSTFMKAQNEFRMDIFGFGDIFHRKYPKEWAKIKHNWNEIFSQTDVEIEVKTNIIRTGLTNIPANNVKGD
- the pyrE gene encoding orotate phosphoribosyltransferase, giving the protein MLLNLLKDTGALMEGHFLLSSGKHSDGYVQCAKLLMYPDKAEKAIGLIADKLKDIDFDIVVGPAMGGIIVSYELARQTGKPGIFVEREDGKMKLRRGFSIEKGQKILIAEDVVTTGKSSYEAIKAVEEQGGEVVGIACIVDRSDGDIRYPIYSGIKLNINTYDEGNCPLCKQNIPIEKPGSRKITAK
- a CDS encoding dihydroorotate dehydrogenase electron transfer subunit produces the protein MKEGYREVTICSNREIATDIYEMKIKETGILGVPGQFYMLRGWQGLDPFLPRPISICDISDDEITFLYEIRGKGTGIMAGLKAMDRIEILGPLGNGFELNSKGNIAIISGGIGIAPMIYTMKSIDSPIDFYCGFRDEVYYIDEIKKYVNNIYITTEDGSVGHKGFITELFVPDRYDMVMTCGPIPMMKKVVEMCKDKVPVFISMESRMACGIGACLGCSIETTWGMKRVCKDGPVFSGEEVIFYD
- a CDS encoding LysM peptidoglycan-binding domain-containing protein; this translates as MNYHIVKPEDTIYTIAQMYNISIETILKANPEINPNMLTMGQIISIPLAPKEECPPGTFPYMIKKGDTLYLIARKNHIPLSLLIRSNPNVNPNNLTVGDVLCIPKYWDDYKSELYKITFKYPSSWEKVEENYYEGATGYFIVSVINSDLPTDEICKEEAYQNLNPYGLDPNIRNIKIGNQEGCLIMPSKDQSKEMDNQAALIVKYPKPININEIEYNHLIIWAEKNHIQGIKNTLRFI